The following are from one region of the Desertibacillus haloalkaliphilus genome:
- a CDS encoding DUF6944 family repetitive protein, translated as MAVDEYKLLSGAWLDAIGTIVSAIAEGRELAGIQNSNELLVTIGEGLQAVGSLLIGTVATDNVLDFTGNWIDGVGASASSLGAYLQAFDENGDDNIRLEALGDTFQSMGSSISAAADHFEGEHDYAIGNATQALGAGLEAIAGVFRLNERGEEAQPISTIGAVLQAIGSNFNAILYTNELREQQLL; from the coding sequence ATGGCAGTAGATGAATATAAACTGTTAAGTGGTGCTTGGTTAGATGCAATTGGAACCATAGTCTCTGCGATTGCAGAGGGGAGAGAGTTAGCTGGCATACAAAATAGCAATGAACTCCTCGTTACTATCGGTGAAGGACTACAAGCAGTCGGGAGTTTGTTAATTGGAACGGTCGCAACAGATAACGTGCTTGATTTTACAGGAAACTGGATTGATGGTGTTGGGGCGTCAGCCTCCTCATTAGGGGCTTATTTGCAAGCGTTTGATGAGAATGGTGATGATAACATTCGTCTCGAAGCTCTAGGTGATACCTTTCAGTCAATGGGGTCGTCGATTAGTGCAGCGGCTGATCATTTTGAAGGGGAGCATGATTATGCCATAGGAAATGCGACACAGGCTCTTGGGGCAGGGTTAGAGGCTATTGCTGGTGTTTTTCGTTTGAATGAGCGGGGAGAAGAGGCTCAGCCGATTTCAACAATTGGTGCTGTTCTACAAGCGATTGGCTCTAACTTTAATGCGATTCTTTATACGAATGAACTAAGGGAGCAACAGTTGTTATAG
- a CDS encoding ABC transporter ATP-binding protein: MIQVKGLTKSFDGERAVQNIDLTVKKGSIYGLLGSNGAGKTTLLKMLTGIYRPNQGSIHIDDAPVYENDSLKQRVVFIPDALYFFPQSSIKQMAAYYRHFYINWNEERFKKLEQVFQIDPKKKIHRLSKGMQRQVAFWLALSCMPDVLILDEPIDGLDPVMRKKIKNLLFQDVAEREMTVLISSHNLREIEDICDHIGIMHHGKLVIEKELDDLKADTQKIQVALQHPDDEQELLAQLEVLHREKRGSVSLLIVRGHQDDINDTVKPYQPVIFDSLPLTLEEIFIYEMEGHGYEIENILL; the protein is encoded by the coding sequence ATGATTCAAGTGAAAGGATTAACCAAATCATTTGATGGAGAAAGGGCCGTCCAAAACATTGATTTAACTGTAAAGAAAGGATCGATCTATGGATTGTTAGGCTCAAATGGTGCCGGAAAAACAACACTCCTTAAAATGCTCACAGGTATTTACCGTCCTAATCAAGGGAGTATTCATATTGATGATGCACCTGTTTATGAAAATGATAGTTTAAAGCAGCGGGTAGTGTTTATCCCGGATGCGTTGTATTTTTTCCCGCAATCATCGATTAAACAAATGGCGGCTTATTATCGTCACTTTTATATCAACTGGAATGAAGAACGTTTTAAAAAGCTTGAGCAAGTGTTTCAAATTGATCCAAAAAAGAAGATTCATCGCCTCTCAAAAGGGATGCAGCGACAAGTCGCGTTTTGGTTAGCGTTATCTTGTATGCCTGATGTATTGATTCTTGATGAACCAATTGATGGCCTCGATCCGGTAATGCGCAAAAAGATTAAAAATTTGTTGTTTCAGGATGTCGCTGAACGAGAAATGACGGTACTAATTTCTTCGCATAATTTAAGAGAAATTGAAGATATCTGTGACCATATCGGGATTATGCATCACGGGAAGCTCGTCATTGAAAAAGAATTAGATGACCTAAAGGCTGATACACAAAAAATCCAAGTTGCCCTGCAACACCCAGATGATGAACAAGAGCTGTTAGCACAACTGGAGGTCCTACACCGTGAAAAACGAGGGAGTGTCTCCCTACTTATTGTTAGAGGGCATCAGGATGATATTAACGACACAGTAAAACCATATCAGCCGGTCATTTTTGATAGCTTACCACTAACACTAGAAGAAATATTTATCTATGAAATGGAGGGACACGGCTATGAAATCGAAAACATCCTTCTATAA
- a CDS encoding MDR family MFS transporter, with protein sequence MDTSQQSIENIKRIPLVAVLLTGAFLAILNQTLLTTALPHFMRDFDITANTGQWLTTIFMLVNGVMIPITAFLIEKFTTRKLFLVAMGLFALGTLVCALAPTFSFLMVGRVLQAAGAGIMMPLMQTVLLLVFPIEKRGAAMGMVGLVISFAPALGPTLSGWIVENYHWSVLFWVVFPVAIIDMIAAYFILKNVTTLRNPKVDILSIVLSSLGFGGLLFGFSNAGEHSWISYMVILPTAIGVVTLIWFIRRQLRLEQPILEFRVFRYGVFTLTTVIGMVVFIALIGGATILPIYMQDMHHFTALETGLMILPGAVLMGLMSPITGRIFDKIGARTLTIIGLTLITVTTFMFTNLTPTTSFTYITVVNAVRMLGVSMVMMPVTTAGINVLPRVLIPHGTAMNNTMRQVSGSIGTAVLVTVMTTTALDPQATGDIDLALVHGVNMSFIVAGALSLAGLILALFIKKKEAPEDDTDERKEQGKAVTEG encoded by the coding sequence ATGGACACAAGTCAACAATCAATCGAAAATATAAAAAGGATACCTCTAGTTGCTGTTTTGTTAACCGGAGCTTTTCTTGCCATATTAAATCAGACCTTGCTAACAACTGCGCTTCCTCACTTTATGAGGGATTTTGATATTACTGCTAACACAGGGCAATGGCTGACGACAATTTTTATGCTAGTAAATGGTGTAATGATCCCTATTACCGCCTTTCTAATTGAAAAGTTTACAACGAGAAAGTTATTCTTAGTGGCAATGGGATTATTCGCTTTAGGGACGCTTGTCTGTGCTCTTGCACCAACATTTTCTTTTTTAATGGTCGGTCGGGTGTTACAAGCGGCAGGGGCAGGGATTATGATGCCACTGATGCAGACGGTCCTTTTGTTAGTCTTCCCGATTGAGAAACGGGGAGCGGCAATGGGAATGGTAGGGCTCGTGATTTCATTTGCTCCCGCTCTTGGACCGACACTTTCAGGATGGATTGTTGAAAATTATCACTGGTCTGTTTTATTTTGGGTTGTCTTTCCTGTCGCTATTATTGATATGATAGCTGCTTATTTTATCTTGAAAAATGTGACAACGTTGCGAAACCCTAAGGTAGATATCTTATCGATCGTCTTGTCTTCACTTGGGTTTGGTGGTTTATTATTTGGTTTTAGTAATGCTGGTGAACACAGTTGGATCAGTTATATGGTGATATTACCTACCGCCATTGGGGTTGTCACATTGATATGGTTTATTCGACGTCAATTACGATTGGAACAACCGATTCTGGAATTTCGAGTGTTTAGATACGGTGTGTTTACATTAACAACTGTTATTGGGATGGTTGTGTTTATTGCACTGATTGGTGGTGCGACGATCCTGCCAATTTATATGCAAGATATGCATCATTTTACCGCCCTTGAAACAGGGTTAATGATTTTGCCTGGGGCAGTACTTATGGGATTGATGTCTCCAATAACAGGGAGAATTTTCGATAAAATTGGGGCGCGTACACTGACGATTATAGGGTTGACCTTGATAACAGTGACTACGTTTATGTTTACAAACTTAACACCTACAACTTCCTTTACTTATATTACGGTTGTAAATGCGGTTCGAATGTTAGGTGTATCAATGGTAATGATGCCTGTCACAACAGCAGGCATTAATGTACTGCCACGTGTATTGATCCCACATGGTACAGCAATGAATAATACGATGCGCCAGGTCTCTGGTTCAATTGGGACGGCTGTGTTAGTAACAGTGATGACAACGACAGCACTCGACCCGCAAGCGACTGGTGATATTGATTTGGCGCTGGTTCATGGTGTTAATATGTCCTTTATTGTTGCAGGGGCGTTATCATTGGCAGGTCTTATTTTAGCTCTTTTTATAAAGAAAAAAGAAGCGCCAGAAGATGATACAGATGAACGGAAAGAACAAGGAAAGGCCGTTACCGAAGGATAG
- a CDS encoding TetR/AcrR family transcriptional regulator: MKEKVFKVAIERFSHKGFFFTSMQQIAEDCGMSKATLYKYFESKEDLLIQLFEYTLETMFAKSEEINRVTSLSKKERLQKKIFVELDENLKVRAFLNLVFKSIPIHQNLEVISAIKQSKVTFLNWHRDCLREAYGEQVDLYVWDMSLLFQGTLREYIDLLMYEKKPLDKQEVAAVLVAQLDMIVAGPKTVEPALRAEMMSESESVTSIPLKKSREQMIKDVFRKIKQELDRSRMTSLEKKEASEAVASLEEELKANEPRKFIVEALCYFLERRIDIKQETPVLLALVENSKAEKE, encoded by the coding sequence ATGAAAGAGAAAGTTTTTAAGGTAGCCATCGAACGTTTTTCTCATAAGGGGTTCTTTTTTACATCAATGCAACAGATTGCCGAAGATTGCGGGATGTCTAAAGCAACTCTTTATAAATATTTTGAGTCAAAAGAAGACTTATTGATTCAATTGTTTGAATATACTCTTGAGACGATGTTTGCAAAATCTGAAGAAATTAATCGCGTGACAAGTTTGTCAAAGAAAGAGCGTTTGCAAAAAAAAATATTCGTTGAATTAGACGAGAATCTTAAAGTGCGAGCTTTTTTGAATTTAGTTTTTAAATCAATCCCTATTCATCAAAACCTAGAAGTCATCTCGGCCATTAAGCAGTCAAAAGTAACATTTCTAAATTGGCATCGGGATTGCCTTAGGGAAGCTTATGGTGAGCAGGTTGATCTTTATGTTTGGGATATGTCTCTCCTTTTTCAAGGGACGTTACGAGAGTATATTGATCTACTAATGTATGAAAAAAAGCCATTGGATAAACAGGAGGTTGCAGCTGTACTCGTTGCACAACTTGATATGATTGTCGCTGGCCCTAAGACGGTCGAGCCAGCTTTACGTGCTGAAATGATGAGTGAATCTGAGTCGGTTACATCTATCCCATTAAAAAAGTCAAGGGAGCAGATGATTAAAGATGTCTTTAGGAAAATTAAACAAGAATTAGATCGTTCTCGAATGACGTCGTTGGAGAAGAAGGAAGCCTCAGAAGCAGTTGCTTCATTAGAAGAAGAATTAAAAGCTAACGAGCCCAGAAAGTTTATTGTTGAAGCATTATGTTATTTTCTTGAGCGCCGCATTGACATTAAACAAGAAACACCAGTCCTGCTTGCGCTAGTAGAGAATTCAAAAGCCGAAAAAGAATAA
- a CDS encoding GntR family transcriptional regulator, whose translation MFELDVRSRKPIYEQLVDKVKELVVTQVLKPDEKLPSVRLLSKELTINPNTIQKAYRELERQGYLYSSNRKGYFVAPIELISNEEKLEKELKPQFYQLLREAIYLGLTEEELIEWYKDVDKEGIE comes from the coding sequence ATGTTTGAATTAGATGTACGAAGTCGTAAACCCATCTACGAACAATTGGTTGATAAAGTCAAAGAGTTAGTTGTGACACAAGTGCTTAAACCAGATGAGAAGCTACCTTCCGTTCGGTTGTTATCTAAAGAGCTGACGATCAACCCGAACACGATACAAAAAGCCTATCGTGAATTAGAAAGGCAAGGCTATTTATATTCATCAAACCGGAAAGGGTATTTCGTAGCGCCAATCGAGCTGATCTCAAACGAAGAGAAATTAGAGAAAGAATTAAAGCCACAATTTTATCAATTGCTTCGGGAAGCTATTTATCTAGGTTTAACGGAAGAGGAACTAATCGAATGGTACAAAGATGTGGATAAGGAGGGAATAGAATGA